The following are from one region of the Simiduia agarivorans SA1 = DSM 21679 genome:
- a CDS encoding lysophospholipid acyltransferase family protein, with the protein MAKLIVRLNWLWRLFATGLAFTVFGVGGMLLPLYALPILLLTPAGVARERRARWLVHVNFKAFMHMMQGLGIMRFDARHLDDLRRPGQLILANHPSLIDVVFLISVLPQADCVVKANLLKNPTMRGVIGLAGYIANNDPEQVLEAARASLRRGNSLIIFPEGTRTVPGKPIRMQRGAANVALRLGQPIRPVLITVEPDTLTKHRPWYQIPADGPFTMRLTAMPELPVSSVYEHMPPALAARKLTRSLEDYFTEELRTHGVAGT; encoded by the coding sequence ATGGCAAAGCTGATAGTGCGCCTCAACTGGTTATGGCGCCTGTTTGCAACCGGGCTGGCCTTCACCGTCTTTGGCGTGGGGGGTATGTTGCTGCCTCTGTATGCGCTTCCGATACTGCTGTTGACGCCAGCGGGGGTTGCCCGCGAGCGCAGGGCTCGCTGGTTGGTCCATGTGAACTTCAAGGCGTTCATGCATATGATGCAGGGCCTTGGCATAATGCGATTCGACGCCAGACATCTGGATGACTTGCGCAGACCCGGTCAGTTGATTCTGGCCAATCACCCGTCGCTGATTGACGTTGTGTTCCTGATCAGTGTATTGCCTCAGGCAGATTGCGTTGTGAAGGCCAATCTGTTGAAAAACCCTACTATGCGTGGGGTCATTGGTCTGGCTGGTTATATCGCCAATAACGATCCCGAGCAGGTATTGGAGGCCGCCCGGGCATCCCTGCGTCGAGGTAATAGCCTGATTATTTTCCCGGAGGGCACGCGCACTGTGCCCGGCAAACCTATCCGGATGCAGCGCGGGGCCGCCAATGTAGCGCTTCGTTTGGGGCAACCTATCCGGCCGGTATTGATTACTGTAGAACCGGATACGCTCACCAAGCACCGTCCCTGGTATCAGATTCCGGCCGACGGTCCCTTCACTATGCGCTTGACTGCGATGCCGGAGTTACCGGTTTCATCCGTCTATGAACACATGCCGCCGGCTTTGGCGGCGAGAAAACTGACCCGATCATTGGAAGATTATTTTACCGAGGAGCTAAGAACCCATGGCGTCGCTGGAACTTGA
- a CDS encoding beta-ketoacyl synthase chain length factor, whose product MNSVARVAVRRWNAWLPGIQGQAACAQWAAGERAPAESDQPDVAAVPAMLRRRLGPLGKPVAAVAWDMLEPGDHQSLVFASRHGDQAKTLQLLSEIGAGSPLSPAAFSMSVHNATAGLLSIAKKATGPHTALSANSRLLSAAVIEAYGQLMSGARAVVCVLYDLPLPADYSYHDNQSCAYAVALELTLEEGRPLTLAACPSADLYMQEPEVIAWLRWWSAGAERALALKDGAGGWLWQS is encoded by the coding sequence ATGAACAGTGTAGCCCGGGTTGCGGTCAGGCGGTGGAACGCCTGGCTGCCCGGCATTCAAGGACAGGCGGCATGTGCTCAATGGGCGGCAGGCGAGCGTGCGCCCGCTGAGTCCGATCAGCCCGATGTTGCCGCCGTGCCTGCCATGCTGAGACGTCGTCTTGGCCCCCTTGGTAAGCCGGTGGCCGCTGTGGCATGGGACATGTTAGAGCCCGGTGATCACCAGTCTCTGGTCTTTGCCTCACGCCACGGCGACCAGGCCAAAACGCTCCAGTTATTGTCCGAAATAGGTGCAGGCAGCCCGCTTTCCCCAGCGGCGTTCAGTATGTCCGTACACAACGCGACGGCGGGTTTGCTGTCCATCGCGAAAAAGGCGACCGGTCCTCACACAGCCTTGTCGGCGAATTCCCGCCTGTTATCAGCCGCCGTCATTGAAGCCTATGGCCAGCTGATGTCCGGTGCACGTGCCGTAGTGTGTGTTCTCTACGACCTGCCGTTGCCAGCGGATTACTCGTATCACGATAATCAGAGTTGTGCCTACGCAGTGGCGTTGGAATTAACGCTGGAGGAAGGCCGGCCGCTCACCTTGGCGGCATGCCCTTCAGCCGATCTATACATGCAGGAGCCAGAGGTCATTGCGTGGTTGCGTTGGTGGTCAGCGGGCGCTGAGCGTGCGCTGGCGCTGAAGGATGGCGCCGGAGGTTGGTTATGGCAAAGCTGA